From a single Candidatus Krumholzibacteriota bacterium genomic region:
- a CDS encoding SurA N-terminal domain-containing protein yields MLRQMRENTKTILWIVVVAFVVSIFGIWGMNLRTGDGNENSEPDIVGKINGIEIPRRLYSNKYQEIYNQVKMQRGESYELSATDQHMILEQSWENVIQEILLDREIKKLGITVTDNELVAFLRRTPHPQLRQTFVDEKGDFDYQAYLQALSDPQADWSELEKWGFSVLPSMKLETYLISMTHIPQDAILDRFNRQNEEINARYISVPFGEDDPSYMPDEDQIVQFYEKHKDDYLEPEKRKIHLIDIKKEPTLLDEEDVRIQMEEIRKEIVDGEDFAESARINSDDYVSAQKGGDLGFFGRTGLDSIFTETAFDLGIGEISMPVRTSFGYHLIRTEEKKVVDGEEQVRASHILMKVEPGYETIDSLSTLLQDLTAAIKEKGFEQGAGSFGLETVDVEPFTHGIFIKDYGYLPRIVNFAFNHKIGSISSPIEVENSVYYVKVVEAIAERARKLDEVREEISQRLRFEHRKAEARRLAETIRKEALTSGDLEAVAHSRELQFKETGPFKIDDSITGIGAGTGFSEACRVLPVDSFSIPVEGNETWYIIRVISKSSPDMNEFARQRQDILNQMLQEETSKYLAEWYQELREKADIVDMREVTLN; encoded by the coding sequence ATGTTGAGACAGATGAGGGAAAATACCAAGACCATCCTGTGGATCGTCGTGGTTGCATTCGTCGTATCGATTTTTGGTATCTGGGGGATGAATTTAAGGACGGGTGACGGGAACGAGAACTCCGAACCGGATATCGTCGGAAAGATCAACGGTATCGAGATACCACGAAGATTATATTCGAATAAATATCAGGAGATCTACAATCAGGTCAAAATGCAGCGTGGCGAAAGCTATGAACTCAGCGCGACCGACCAGCATATGATCCTCGAACAGTCCTGGGAGAACGTTATCCAGGAGATCCTTCTCGACAGAGAGATCAAAAAACTTGGCATAACCGTTACCGATAACGAGCTGGTCGCGTTCCTGCGGCGCACTCCACATCCTCAGCTGCGGCAGACGTTTGTAGATGAAAAAGGTGATTTTGATTACCAGGCTTACCTGCAGGCTCTTTCCGACCCGCAGGCCGACTGGTCAGAACTGGAAAAATGGGGCTTTTCAGTGCTCCCTTCGATGAAACTGGAGACCTATCTTATCTCAATGACTCATATACCGCAGGATGCCATCCTTGACAGGTTCAACAGGCAGAACGAGGAGATCAACGCCAGGTACATCAGTGTTCCCTTCGGCGAGGATGACCCTTCATATATGCCGGATGAAGATCAGATAGTACAATTCTACGAGAAGCATAAGGATGATTATCTCGAACCGGAGAAGAGAAAGATCCATCTCATCGACATAAAGAAGGAGCCTACACTGCTTGACGAAGAGGATGTCAGGATTCAGATGGAAGAGATAAGAAAAGAAATCGTCGATGGAGAGGATTTTGCCGAATCGGCGCGAATAAACTCTGACGATTATGTCTCGGCCCAGAAGGGCGGCGATCTCGGATTTTTTGGAAGGACAGGCCTCGACAGTATATTCACAGAAACGGCATTCGATCTGGGGATCGGAGAAATAAGCATGCCTGTGCGCACCTCTTTCGGTTACCATCTGATCAGGACAGAGGAAAAAAAGGTCGTCGATGGAGAAGAACAGGTAAGGGCTTCCCATATACTCATGAAGGTCGAACCTGGCTACGAGACTATCGACTCGCTTTCCACTCTTCTTCAGGATCTTACCGCGGCGATAAAGGAAAAGGGATTTGAACAGGGAGCCGGATCGTTCGGGCTCGAGACTGTAGATGTCGAGCCTTTCACGCATGGAATCTTCATCAAGGATTACGGATATCTTCCAAGGATCGTCAACTTCGCTTTCAACCATAAGATCGGAAGCATCAGCTCTCCGATCGAGGTCGAGAATTCAGTATACTACGTCAAGGTGGTCGAAGCGATCGCCGAAAGGGCCAGAAAACTCGACGAAGTAAGAGAAGAGATCTCCCAGCGGTTGCGATTCGAGCACAGAAAAGCTGAAGCACGAAGATTGGCCGAAACTATAAGAAAAGAAGCTCTCACAAGCGGCGATCTCGAGGCTGTCGCGCATTCGCGCGAACTTCAGTTCAAGGAGACAGGCCCCTTCAAGATAGATGACAGCATTACGGGAATAGGCGCCGGCACCGGATTTTCCGAAGCTTGCCGCGTCCTTCCCGTAGACAGTTTCAGTATCCCTGTCGAGGGAAATGAAACCTGGTACATAATAAGAGTCATCTCGAAATCCTCTCCCGACATGAACGAATTCGCCAGACAGCGGCAGGATATACTCAACCAGATGTTACAGGAAGAGACTTCGAAATATCTCGCTGAATGGTACCAGGAACTGAGAGAAAAAGCCGACATCGTCGACATGCGGGAAGTGACTTTGAATTAA
- the rlmN gene encoding 23S rRNA (adenine(2503)-C(2))-methyltransferase RlmN, translated as MSNYETVKENIKNLPINGIYETVTGLGEKRHRATQIIQWLYQKGATDFQEMTNLSVALRTRLDEHFLITSLKVNGSLASKEDKSQKFLFTTDDGHLIESVIMEARGVFTVCISSQIGCPLGCAFCATGSGGFERNLRADEILNQILFFKKAHIPPRRRYNIVFMGMGDPLLNFENTGRAISVINEIDAFALGEKRITVSTAGFPEQIDSIAASPLKFGLAVSLNATNNEVRRRLMPAAGDVNEVLDAAERFAVRRKTRTTLEYILISGINDSREDALALSSMTEGRPFKINLIPFNEWNGCPFRRPSEKAIDSFIKLLLPRAPAVTVRRSQGNDIDAACGQLRMRRKR; from the coding sequence ATGAGTAATTACGAGACGGTAAAAGAAAATATAAAGAACCTCCCGATCAATGGCATCTATGAGACTGTGACCGGCCTGGGTGAAAAAAGACACCGAGCCACCCAGATCATCCAATGGCTTTATCAGAAAGGCGCCACGGATTTCCAGGAAATGACGAATCTATCCGTCGCCCTCAGGACCCGCCTCGACGAGCATTTCCTGATAACAAGCCTTAAAGTCAACGGAAGTTTAGCCTCGAAAGAAGATAAGAGCCAGAAGTTTCTTTTCACCACCGACGACGGCCATCTCATAGAATCGGTCATCATGGAGGCGCGGGGAGTCTTCACCGTCTGTATATCGAGTCAGATCGGGTGCCCGCTCGGTTGCGCTTTCTGCGCGACAGGATCAGGCGGTTTTGAGCGGAACCTCAGGGCGGACGAGATCCTCAATCAGATACTCTTCTTCAAAAAGGCCCATATCCCCCCCCGGAGAAGATACAATATCGTCTTTATGGGGATGGGGGATCCCCTCCTGAACTTCGAGAATACAGGCAGGGCTATCTCCGTCATAAATGAGATCGACGCTTTTGCCCTTGGAGAGAAAAGGATAACTGTAAGCACAGCCGGATTTCCCGAACAGATCGACTCGATAGCAGCCTCCCCCCTGAAATTCGGTCTTGCCGTCTCCCTGAATGCCACGAATAATGAGGTGAGAAGGAGGCTGATGCCGGCGGCCGGAGACGTCAATGAGGTCCTTGACGCTGCCGAGAGATTCGCCGTCAGGAGAAAGACGAGAACGACACTCGAATACATACTGATTTCGGGGATAAACGATTCAAGGGAAGATGCCCTGGCCCTTTCATCGATGACTGAAGGGAGGCCTTTTAAGATCAACCTGATCCCGTTCAACGAGTGGAATGGTTGCCCATTCAGAAGGCCGTCTGAAAAAGCTATAGACAGCTTCATAAAACTGCTTCTTCCAAGGGCTCCGGCGGTAACGGTAAGAAGAAGCCAGGGAAACGATATCGACGCCGCGTGCGGACAGCTCAGGATGAGAAGAAAAAGATAA
- a CDS encoding sigma-54-dependent Fis family transcriptional regulator: MSKQVLIVDDEESIRNSLEKLLSFEKYGTFSAPDGRSALELLLKERIDIVLLDIKMPGMDGLEVLGKIKERQPGLPVVIISGHGNISTAVEATKLGAFDFIEKPIDLERLLLTIRNGIRQGDLSRQNLMLKKEVIGRTEIIGEHKAILDILATIERVAPTNARVLITGENGTGKEMAARKLYEQSNRSDQPFIEVNCAAIPEELIESELFGHEKGSFTGAVSQRVGKFELADGGTLFLDEVGDMSLSAQAKVLRVLQEGVFQRVGGSETKKVDVRVIAASNRNLIEEAEKGNFREDLFYRLNVVPVKIPPLRERKTDIRILSEYFISLICQDLGVTPKKFSPDVYEVFFAYAWPGNIRELKNLIERLCILVPSDTIAAADLPLFELAHETGRSNDPFEARTYQDFKDISEKEYLIRKLRDNNGNVSRTARELGMQRSNLYKKIEKYQLDARHEDRSGEE; the protein is encoded by the coding sequence ATGAGTAAGCAAGTCCTGATAGTCGATGATGAAGAGAGCATACGGAATTCCCTTGAGAAACTCCTCTCGTTCGAAAAATATGGCACATTTTCCGCGCCTGACGGAAGATCCGCCCTGGAACTTCTTCTGAAGGAGAGGATAGATATCGTCCTTCTCGACATTAAGATGCCAGGGATGGATGGGCTTGAGGTCCTCGGAAAGATCAAGGAGAGGCAGCCGGGGCTTCCCGTCGTGATAATCTCCGGACATGGAAACATCTCTACAGCGGTGGAAGCGACAAAACTCGGAGCTTTCGATTTTATCGAAAAGCCGATCGATCTCGAAAGGCTTCTTCTGACGATAAGAAATGGTATCAGACAGGGAGATCTTTCCCGTCAGAACCTCATGCTCAAGAAGGAGGTAATAGGGAGGACAGAGATCATTGGTGAACATAAGGCGATCCTCGATATCCTCGCGACGATAGAAAGAGTCGCTCCGACCAATGCCAGAGTCCTCATCACCGGAGAGAACGGGACTGGAAAGGAGATGGCTGCCAGGAAACTCTATGAGCAGAGTAATCGCAGCGACCAGCCGTTCATAGAGGTCAATTGCGCAGCGATACCGGAGGAGCTGATCGAAAGCGAACTGTTCGGACATGAGAAAGGTTCTTTCACCGGGGCGGTCTCGCAGAGAGTCGGAAAGTTTGAACTTGCTGATGGTGGCACCCTTTTTCTTGACGAGGTGGGCGATATGAGCCTGTCAGCACAGGCAAAGGTCCTTAGAGTACTTCAGGAGGGGGTCTTTCAGCGCGTAGGGGGGTCAGAGACCAAGAAGGTCGATGTGAGAGTAATAGCGGCATCGAACAGAAACCTTATCGAGGAAGCAGAGAAAGGAAACTTTCGCGAAGATCTTTTTTACAGGTTGAATGTTGTACCGGTAAAGATCCCACCTCTTCGGGAGAGAAAGACAGACATAAGGATTCTCTCCGAATATTTCATATCGTTGATATGCCAGGATCTTGGAGTCACGCCAAAGAAGTTCTCCCCGGACGTATACGAAGTCTTTTTCGCCTACGCCTGGCCGGGAAATATCAGAGAGTTGAAAAACCTTATCGAACGGCTTTGTATCCTTGTTCCCTCCGATACGATAGCAGCGGCGGATCTTCCTCTCTTCGAACTTGCCCATGAAACGGGAAGGTCGAACGATCCGTTTGAGGCGAGGACTTATCAGGATTTCAAAGATATTTCAGAGAAGGAATACCTGATAAGAAAACTGCGTGATAACAACGGGAACGTATCGCGTACAGCGAGAGAACTCGGGATGCAGAGAAGCAATCTTTATAAGAAGATCGAGAAATACCAGCTAGATGCCAGGCATGAGGACCGGTCCGGAGAAGAATGA
- a CDS encoding sigma 54-interacting transcriptional regulator: MPDDPQGKGEFEYDKNQPGNQYKSVCSEEELGDMHLATENYTVALEYYEKALQRVHKQTGEPGDLVRLYRKISDCYRKKGLLREASTFLESASSHCSEEDQIGKGTIACRRAIIMRGQGQIKEALREGCAAYKILRKSDQHKEVAHTQLLIANCYFRLGQHDEAEQFFLDALSSYRRINDSVGESYVLNNLGLFHKNACRWGRALQFLNKAMAICEEIGLSQHRVRVTLNLGVVHLKKRDFANAESSFSAARAMASRIGDELKYTRATLMLGVKETRCGNLIAAEKHLLEARVLAERRNYRREIALADEFAGDLMLIRGDISGALENYTIALSEAKKISPVNDIVAEVVRRIMYVHLIQKKPQQVISMSENAIGTCKKAGELHEIGYMERTIGQAYALIHDDNAAEKKINQSIRTFLSVNNPYDAHISGVALGELLIKRGDRKSVVIARKLVGETISFFERNEEFKDLANSHFLLAKIEETLGNRDESLLHIYESERLAEDLCDRNLNRRLRRMRRKIETDTAGTSLHAGGAFKVPQELSGCFVHDPHLHSYLDYILSDMMRKVAAGHGFVALAGSGTTGERPLVLARNGISEDNTCSLTDWFMKREGVDLTEKFLITDTPKDRRTKDVRELLPETDSPVYFHPMVKDGRPFGLIFFQSENDGSKAPRVGSVFDVVSTYAGFIGFLVRGILGNDNNVEEEKFDRGKFQRIITRSDSMLRILDLAEKVAGSDSTVLLMGETGTGKGLIAKAIHRLSTRGSRSFIHVNCAALPEQLLESELFGHVKGAFTGAVADKKGLLAEADGGTIFLDEIDKSPLSIQGKLLQFLDSRMIRPVGGNEMIEVDVRLIFASKMDLISKCSDGTVLEDFFYRINDFPITVPPLRDRIEDITLLAEHYLKLFCDGMGKKIVGFSEEAVSFLRGNRWPGNVRELEKIIKRAVILSSDNGVITPAQLTVDGAVTTGRPYGEEMTLPERIRELEEKSVSETLKENSWNRKAAAEQLGISYPTLLKKIRDFGLSSD, translated from the coding sequence ATGCCAGACGACCCGCAAGGAAAAGGCGAGTTCGAATACGATAAAAACCAGCCTGGGAACCAGTACAAATCTGTATGTTCCGAAGAGGAACTTGGAGATATGCACCTGGCAACGGAGAATTACACCGTCGCTCTTGAATATTATGAAAAAGCGCTTCAGAGGGTCCATAAGCAGACCGGTGAACCGGGCGACCTTGTGCGGCTGTACAGGAAGATAAGCGACTGTTACAGGAAAAAAGGGCTTCTAAGGGAAGCATCGACCTTTCTCGAAAGCGCTTCCTCTCACTGTTCAGAAGAGGATCAGATAGGGAAGGGGACGATCGCCTGCAGAAGAGCGATCATAATGAGGGGCCAGGGGCAGATAAAAGAGGCTCTGAGGGAAGGTTGCGCTGCGTACAAGATCCTGCGAAAGAGCGATCAGCATAAAGAAGTAGCCCATACCCAGCTCCTTATAGCAAACTGTTATTTCAGGCTCGGCCAGCATGATGAGGCGGAACAGTTCTTTCTTGACGCGCTTTCATCATATCGGCGGATCAACGATTCCGTGGGAGAATCGTATGTCCTGAACAATCTCGGGCTTTTCCATAAAAATGCCTGCCGCTGGGGCAGGGCCCTTCAGTTCCTCAACAAGGCTATGGCTATATGCGAGGAGATAGGGTTGAGCCAGCACCGGGTACGAGTCACGCTGAATCTCGGTGTCGTGCATCTAAAGAAGAGGGATTTTGCAAACGCGGAAAGTTCGTTTTCAGCAGCGAGAGCGATGGCGAGCAGGATAGGCGATGAACTGAAATATACCCGGGCGACGCTGATGCTTGGCGTGAAGGAGACAAGGTGCGGAAACCTCATCGCCGCAGAAAAACATCTTCTTGAGGCAAGAGTCCTTGCCGAAAGACGAAATTACAGAAGAGAGATCGCTCTGGCCGATGAATTTGCCGGAGATCTGATGCTGATCAGGGGAGACATCAGCGGAGCGCTGGAGAATTACACGATCGCCCTTTCCGAGGCTAAGAAGATCTCACCGGTCAATGATATAGTGGCCGAAGTCGTGCGCAGGATAATGTATGTCCATCTCATTCAGAAAAAGCCCCAGCAGGTCATATCGATGAGTGAAAACGCCATCGGGACCTGTAAAAAAGCGGGAGAACTGCACGAGATAGGTTACATGGAAAGGACTATAGGCCAGGCATATGCACTGATACACGATGACAATGCCGCCGAGAAGAAGATCAATCAGAGCATAAGGACTTTTCTTTCGGTGAATAATCCGTACGACGCGCATATCTCCGGCGTCGCTCTCGGCGAACTTCTAATTAAACGCGGTGACAGGAAATCTGTCGTAATCGCGAGGAAGCTGGTCGGCGAGACGATATCGTTCTTTGAGAGGAATGAGGAATTCAAAGACCTCGCCAACAGCCATTTTCTTCTCGCGAAGATCGAAGAGACGCTTGGAAACAGGGACGAAAGCCTTCTTCATATATATGAATCGGAACGTCTGGCCGAAGACTTGTGTGACCGTAACCTCAACCGGCGGCTGAGAAGGATGAGAAGGAAGATCGAGACCGATACGGCGGGGACGAGCCTGCATGCCGGCGGCGCCTTCAAAGTGCCGCAGGAGCTGTCAGGATGTTTCGTTCATGATCCGCACCTGCATTCCTATCTCGATTATATTCTTAGCGATATGATGAGAAAAGTCGCTGCCGGACACGGTTTTGTGGCGCTGGCCGGTTCAGGGACCACGGGTGAAAGACCTCTGGTCCTGGCGAGGAATGGAATATCGGAAGATAATACCTGCTCTCTCACTGACTGGTTCATGAAGAGAGAGGGAGTCGACCTTACCGAGAAATTCCTCATCACCGATACGCCCAAGGACCGGAGAACAAAGGATGTAAGGGAATTACTCCCCGAAACCGATTCTCCCGTCTATTTCCATCCGATGGTGAAGGATGGAAGACCTTTCGGATTGATATTCTTCCAGTCGGAAAACGACGGAAGCAAGGCTCCCAGAGTAGGTTCGGTCTTTGATGTCGTTTCGACTTATGCCGGGTTTATCGGATTCCTGGTCAGAGGTATCCTCGGGAATGACAACAATGTTGAAGAAGAGAAATTCGACAGGGGTAAATTCCAGAGGATAATAACCCGCAGCGACAGCATGCTGCGGATCCTCGACCTTGCGGAAAAAGTCGCCGGATCGGATTCAACCGTTCTTCTTATGGGTGAGACTGGAACTGGCAAGGGACTTATAGCGAAAGCTATTCACAGGCTGAGCACCCGGGGAAGCAGATCGTTCATCCATGTCAATTGCGCCGCTCTTCCCGAACAGCTTCTTGAGAGCGAACTTTTCGGTCATGTGAAGGGAGCTTTTACAGGAGCGGTGGCCGACAAGAAAGGCCTGCTTGCCGAAGCGGACGGGGGAACGATCTTTCTTGATGAGATCGATAAATCCCCGCTGTCTATCCAGGGAAAACTTCTGCAGTTCCTCGATTCCAGAATGATCAGGCCTGTCGGCGGAAACGAGATGATCGAAGTCGATGTCAGGTTGATATTCGCGTCGAAAATGGATCTGATATCAAAATGCAGCGACGGGACTGTCCTTGAGGATTTTTTCTACAGGATAAACGATTTCCCGATCACTGTTCCGCCTCTAAGGGACAGGATCGAAGATATCACCCTCCTTGCGGAGCATTACCTCAAACTATTCTGCGACGGAATGGGAAAGAAGATCGTGGGATTTTCCGAAGAAGCGGTCAGTTTTCTCAGAGGGAACAGATGGCCGGGGAATGTCCGCGAACTTGAGAAGATCATAAAAAGAGCAGTGATTCTTTCCAGCGATAATGGCGTGATTACGCCTGCTCAGTTGACTGTCGACGGCGCTGTCACCACAGGCAGGCCTTACGGGGAAGAGATGACTCTTCCTGAAAGAATAAGGGAACTGGAGGAAAAATCGGTCTCCGAAACACTGAAGGAGAATTCCTGGAACAGGAAAGCGGCGGCCGAGCAGCTCGGAATAAGTTATCCCACTCTTCTGAAAAAGATCAGGGATTTTGGCCTCTCTTCTGATTGA